Proteins co-encoded in one Oculatellaceae cyanobacterium genomic window:
- a CDS encoding patatin-like protein, translated as MSKDNYQKPEFTREHRLGLVVYGGVSLAIYMNGVCREFYNAVRGRGIYKLIKALTDSDIIVDIISGTSAGGINGVLLSYALTNSNEQEIVDFENFDQVWRDSGNIRKLIRQPKNHESNQAESLFDGENYYQKALETAFNQAQSNKKPAPSGEWLSPSNELDLFVTGTDVLGQVYKVFDQTGSVIEVNNHRAVFQLKHRQGRKEPFNFEYNPAVPKLNKEELHQSLAKLCRITSCFPVAFPVVTVELKNTDNHVDSMLARWGDLENRDLPKQPPDGGYRLHFVDGGVLDNRPFSYTIKEMYYRTANRPVDRKLFYIDPSPDRFSNAANFQNMVKPKIGQVIQDSLIGLPTYESIANDLQAIKERNEKVRRYRGLLANVEAPINSGSPTTEKIDVQEGIYLLSRLISLRDRLLPLILRMQQNDVVNYDKKKILEKIAELLTERILDPEERKIRDKTLQEFGEQIRNLDIEYALRKHFYILQKICQKLETEQDDDQYKQLKFISQNISRQIKLLEVIRAALDLLMSNKTVSEFFYQLIDQANSDNQLRSQIYDSFLRLHRYLLDAYNLPAFSPTNAHKTKLVEVSGDFFLNLPGLAQKLNEQEWLPQQQISSILEQLKQKILQLQVVGDIAEDIQSNDKFNYDGQENKEFTTILLKVELSTEALIHNSNLSTSDELLKRFRGFRQVDQVVYPFEYLTEIGEKEIINTVRISPDDAQLGLGKSKGLEDKLAGDTLYAFAGFFKKSWRSNDILWGRLDGLNKIVEALITPETIKRFPHFIQREAYKKRCSKEDYLEFLLDESLNKNAIERETIKSYLQKLIQPNFQFNQIELNEFLDAVVMAGHRVIINTDLQNVISDAIEEQFTWNLQRVKPENIKPKNQHQGVSELPIQGNYNPVKGYFDKTVSALAATKIAEEAVDSWEDPHKKEHFFRHEYSVGKEKLDRDVPNIILVNLATRSVLVARNIINNSLGINRVRRLSRHPIYQFFDKSLQLFYWWLQYRGPVALESASFNRGRPIILILQVALLVVAIAGVAITVSQSWVWIAIALGATVLFWLIGLLRKSQ; from the coding sequence ATTGTTGATTTTGAAAATTTTGACCAAGTTTGGCGCGATAGTGGTAATATCCGCAAGCTAATACGTCAGCCAAAAAATCATGAATCTAATCAGGCAGAATCTCTTTTTGATGGCGAAAACTATTATCAAAAAGCATTAGAAACTGCTTTTAATCAAGCACAGTCAAATAAGAAGCCAGCGCCTAGTGGTGAGTGGCTATCCCCATCTAATGAATTAGATTTGTTTGTAACAGGTACAGATGTTTTAGGGCAAGTATATAAAGTATTTGATCAGACTGGCTCAGTCATAGAAGTTAACAATCATAGGGCTGTATTTCAACTCAAGCATCGTCAAGGGCGCAAGGAACCATTCAACTTTGAATATAATCCGGCGGTTCCTAAACTTAATAAAGAAGAATTACATCAATCACTAGCTAAGTTGTGTAGAATTACGTCTTGTTTTCCAGTGGCATTTCCTGTAGTTACAGTTGAACTGAAAAACACCGATAATCATGTTGATAGTATGCTAGCGAGGTGGGGAGATTTAGAAAATAGAGATTTACCAAAACAACCGCCTGATGGTGGTTATCGTTTGCATTTTGTAGATGGTGGTGTGTTAGATAATCGTCCCTTCAGTTATACGATTAAGGAAATGTATTATCGCACAGCTAATCGCCCTGTTGATCGTAAGCTTTTTTATATTGATCCTAGTCCAGATCGTTTTTCTAATGCTGCCAATTTTCAAAACATGGTTAAACCGAAAATTGGACAAGTAATCCAAGATTCTTTGATTGGCTTACCAACCTATGAAAGTATTGCTAATGATTTGCAAGCGATTAAAGAGCGTAACGAAAAAGTTCGTCGCTATAGAGGGTTACTTGCTAATGTGGAAGCGCCAATTAATTCAGGAAGTCCTACTACTGAGAAAATAGATGTTCAAGAAGGAATTTATCTGCTGAGTCGTTTAATTAGTTTGCGCGATCGCCTGCTGCCTCTAATTTTGAGAATGCAACAAAATGATGTTGTAAATTATGACAAAAAAAAGATTTTAGAAAAAATAGCTGAGTTGCTTACAGAACGTATTCTTGATCCTGAAGAAAGAAAAATTAGGGATAAAACTTTACAAGAGTTCGGTGAGCAAATTCGTAACTTAGACATAGAATATGCTTTAAGAAAACATTTTTATATTCTTCAAAAAATTTGTCAAAAACTTGAAACCGAGCAAGACGACGACCAATATAAACAACTTAAATTTATCTCGCAAAATATTAGTCGTCAAATTAAGCTGCTTGAAGTTATTCGTGCCGCTTTAGATCTACTGATGAGTAACAAAACAGTAAGTGAGTTCTTTTATCAGCTAATAGATCAGGCAAACTCAGATAATCAATTGCGCTCTCAAATTTACGATAGCTTCTTGAGATTACATCGTTACCTACTTGATGCCTATAATCTGCCAGCTTTCTCGCCTACAAATGCACATAAAACTAAGCTAGTAGAAGTGTCAGGAGATTTCTTTCTAAATTTACCTGGACTTGCTCAAAAATTAAATGAGCAAGAATGGTTACCACAGCAGCAGATTTCTAGTATCTTAGAACAATTGAAACAAAAAATTTTGCAATTACAAGTTGTTGGAGACATTGCAGAAGATATTCAATCAAACGACAAATTTAATTATGATGGACAGGAAAATAAGGAATTTACTACCATCTTACTAAAAGTAGAATTATCTACTGAGGCACTAATCCATAATAGTAACTTGAGTACCTCAGACGAACTACTAAAAAGATTTAGAGGATTTAGACAAGTAGATCAAGTTGTGTATCCTTTTGAATATTTAACTGAAATTGGTGAGAAAGAAATAATTAACACAGTTCGGATTAGCCCTGATGATGCTCAATTAGGACTAGGTAAATCTAAAGGATTAGAGGATAAATTAGCCGGAGATACCTTATATGCTTTTGCAGGTTTTTTTAAAAAATCTTGGCGTTCTAATGATATTTTATGGGGTCGCTTAGATGGTTTAAACAAAATTGTGGAAGCTTTGATAACTCCTGAAACAATCAAAAGGTTTCCGCATTTTATTCAACGGGAAGCATATAAAAAACGTTGTTCCAAAGAGGATTATTTAGAGTTTTTGCTAGATGAATCTTTAAATAAAAATGCTATAGAACGCGAAACCATAAAATCTTATTTGCAGAAATTAATTCAACCCAATTTTCAATTTAATCAAATTGAACTGAATGAGTTTTTAGATGCCGTAGTTATGGCAGGCCATCGAGTAATTATTAATACAGATTTACAGAATGTAATCTCAGATGCAATTGAGGAACAATTTACTTGGAATTTGCAGAGAGTTAAGCCAGAAAATATTAAACCAAAAAATCAACATCAAGGGGTGTCAGAGTTACCTATTCAGGGAAATTATAACCCTGTCAAGGGTTATTTTGACAAAACTGTTAGCGCACTAGCTGCTACAAAAATAGCTGAAGAAGCTGTTGATTCATGGGAAGATCCACATAAAAAAGAGCATTTCTTTCGCCATGAATATAGTGTAGGTAAAGAAAAATTGGATCGAGATGTTCCTAATATTATATTAGTAAATCTGGCAACAAGGAGTGTTTTAGTTGCACGAAATATTATTAATAACTCCTTGGGAATTAACCGAGTCAGAAGGCTAAGTAGGCATCCTATCTATCAATTTTTTGATAAGTCTTTACAACTGTTTTATTGGTGGTTGCAATATCGTGGCCCAGTGGCACTGGAAAGTGCTAGTTTTAATCGTGGGCGACCAATAATTCTAATTTTGCAGGTGGCGTTATTAGTGGTGGCAATTGCTGGAGTTGCAATAACAGTATCGCAGTCATGGGTATGGATAGCGATCGCACTCGGTGCTACTGTATTGTTTTGGTTGATCGGTTTGTTGAGAAAATCACAATAA